A part of Anaerolineae bacterium genomic DNA contains:
- a CDS encoding hydrogenase iron-sulfur subunit gives MTQVTLFSCSYCGAVPRELAVAQGMDIPAEVHVVEFPCISRVQSDVVLAAFEAGADGVLLVGCEEGNCHHQGGNARASRRFQAMQDFLEQIGLGRGRLALWQTGLGQPSQFRTHVNEFVQHITELGQSPLKSGGSAGD, from the coding sequence GTGACTCAGGTTACGCTCTTCAGCTGCTCCTACTGCGGAGCCGTGCCTCGGGAGCTGGCCGTAGCCCAGGGCATGGACATTCCGGCGGAAGTGCACGTAGTCGAGTTCCCCTGCATCAGCCGAGTGCAGTCCGATGTGGTCCTGGCGGCGTTCGAGGCCGGCGCCGACGGGGTTCTGCTGGTCGGCTGCGAGGAAGGAAACTGCCACCACCAGGGTGGCAACGCCCGCGCCTCGCGTCGCTTCCAGGCCATGCAAGACTTCCTGGAGCAGATAGGCCTTGGGCGGGGCCGGCTAGCCCTCTGGCAGACGGGGCTGGGACAGCCGTCTCAGTTCCGCACCCATGTGAATGAGTTCGTGCAGCACATCACAGAGCTGGGCCAGAGCCCGCTCAAGTCGGGAGGCAGCGCAGGTGATTAG